One Xyrauchen texanus isolate HMW12.3.18 chromosome 44, RBS_HiC_50CHRs, whole genome shotgun sequence DNA segment encodes these proteins:
- the LOC127636412 gene encoding mothers against decapentaplegic homolog 4-like isoform X2 codes for MSITNTPTSNDACLSIVHSLMCHRQGGESETFAKRAIESLVKKLKEKKDELDSLITAITTNGAHPSKCVTIQRTLDGRLQVAGRKGFPHVIYARLWRWPDLHKNELKHVKYCQFAFDLKCDSVCVNPYHYERVVSPGIDLSGLTLSCSGPPSLMVKDEYDYDGQQSLPSTEGHMQTIQHPPSRPLTQEPFNTPAMLPPAEGSTSASTSAFSNVAVGSTNATSTWTRNSNFTPSVPYHQNGHLQHHPPMAHPAHYWPVHNEIAFQPPISNHPVPEYWCSIAYFEMDVQVGETFKVPSSCPVVTVDGYVDPSGGDRFCLGQLSNVHRTEAIERARLHIGKGVQLECKGEGDVWVRCLSDHAVFVQSYYLDREAGRAPGDAVHKIYPSAYIKVFDLRQCHRQMQQQAATAQAAAAAQAAAVAGNIPGPGSVGGIAPAISLSAAAGIGVDDLRRLCILRMSFVKGWGPDYPRQSIKETPCWIEIHLHRALQLLDEVLHTMPIADPTPLD; via the exons ATGTCCATTACAAACACACCGACCAGTAACGATGCCTGTTTGAGCATCGTCCACAGTCTGATGTGCCACAGACAGGGCGGCGAGAGCGAGACGTTCGCTAAACGGGCTATCGAGAGTCTGGTGAAGAAACTGAAGGAGAAGAAAGACGAGCTGGATTCTCTCATCACGGCCATCACCACTAACGGAGCTCATCCCAGCAAATGCGTCACCATACAGCGCACGCTAGACGGACGACTGCAG GTGGCCGGGCGTAAAGGGTTTCCTCATGTCATTTACGCACGGTTATGGCGATGGCCAGACCTTCATAAGAACGAGCTGAAACATGTCAAGTACTGCCAGTTTGCCTTTGACCTGAAATGTGACAGCGTGTGCGTGAACCCCTACCACTACGAGCGGGTGGTGTCTCCAGGAATCG ACTTATCTGGACTTACGCTGTCATGCTCTG GTCCGCCATCCCTGATGGTAAAGGACGAGTATGATTATGACGGTCAGCAGTCTCTGCCGAGCACTGAGGGTCACATGCAGACGATTCAACACCCTCCGTCCAGACCGTTGACCCAAGAGCCCTTCAACACCCCAGCGATGCTGCCGCCAGCAGAGGGCAGCACATCAGCCTCCACGTCTGCCTTCTCCAATGTCGCCGTGGGATCCACAA ATGCCACCTCCACCTGGACGAGGAACAGTAACTTCACCCCTAGTGTGCCTTATCATCAGAACGGTCATCTTCAGCATCATCCACCCATGGCCCATCCAGCACACTACT GGCCTGTTCACAATGAAATAGCATTTCAGCCACCGATATCCAACCACCCTG TTCCTGAGTACTGGTGCTCCATCGCTTATTTTGAGATGGACGTTCAGGTGGGCGAGACCTTTAAGGTTCCCTCCTCCTGTCCAGTCGTCACTGTGGACGGGTATGTGGACCCCTCTGGAGGAGATCGGTTCTGCCTCGGTCAGCTGAGTAATGTCCACAGAACGGAGGCCATTGAGAGGGCACG GCTCCACATTGGGAAAGGTGTCCAGCTGGAGTGTAAGGGTGAGGGAGACGTGTGGGTTCGTTGTCTCAGCGATCACGCCGTCTTTGTCCAGAGCTACTATTTGGACCGGGAGGCCGGACGTGCTCCCGGCGATGCTGTACACAAGATTTACCCCAGTGCGTACATCAAG GTGTTTGATTTGCGTCAGTGTCACAGACAGATGCAACAGCAGGCGGCTACAGCGCAGGCGGCGGCTGCAGCGCAGGCAGCAGCGGTCGCAGGAAACATCCCCGGCCCGGGATCTGTGGGAGGAATCGCACCTGCAATCA GTTTGTCTGCGGCCGCTGGGATCGGCGTGGATGACCTCCGCCGCCTCTGCATCCTGCGTATGAGTTTCGTCAAGGGCTGGGGTCCAGATTACCCACGGCAGAGCATTAAAGAGACGCCCTGCTGGATTGAGATTCACTTGCACCGTGCACTGCAGCTACTGGATGAAGTTCTGCACACCATGCCCATCGCCGACCCGACACCGTTAGACTGA
- the LOC127636412 gene encoding mothers against decapentaplegic homolog 4-like isoform X1 — protein MSITNTPTSNDACLSIVHSLMCHRQGGESETFAKRAIESLVKKLKEKKDELDSLITAITTNGAHPSKCVTIQRTLDGRLQVAGRKGFPHVIYARLWRWPDLHKNELKHVKYCQFAFDLKCDSVCVNPYHYERVVSPGIDLSGLTLSCSGPPSLMVKDEYDYDGQQSLPSTEGHMQTIQHPPSRPLTQEPFNTPAMLPPAEGSTSASTSAFSNVAVGSTTQSSSVLSGTHSTDGLLQISSGPAQGSQQNGFPPGQTATYHHNATSTWTRNSNFTPSVPYHQNGHLQHHPPMAHPAHYWPVHNEIAFQPPISNHPVPEYWCSIAYFEMDVQVGETFKVPSSCPVVTVDGYVDPSGGDRFCLGQLSNVHRTEAIERARLHIGKGVQLECKGEGDVWVRCLSDHAVFVQSYYLDREAGRAPGDAVHKIYPSAYIKVFDLRQCHRQMQQQAATAQAAAAAQAAAVAGNIPGPGSVGGIAPAISLSAAAGIGVDDLRRLCILRMSFVKGWGPDYPRQSIKETPCWIEIHLHRALQLLDEVLHTMPIADPTPLD, from the exons ATGTCCATTACAAACACACCGACCAGTAACGATGCCTGTTTGAGCATCGTCCACAGTCTGATGTGCCACAGACAGGGCGGCGAGAGCGAGACGTTCGCTAAACGGGCTATCGAGAGTCTGGTGAAGAAACTGAAGGAGAAGAAAGACGAGCTGGATTCTCTCATCACGGCCATCACCACTAACGGAGCTCATCCCAGCAAATGCGTCACCATACAGCGCACGCTAGACGGACGACTGCAG GTGGCCGGGCGTAAAGGGTTTCCTCATGTCATTTACGCACGGTTATGGCGATGGCCAGACCTTCATAAGAACGAGCTGAAACATGTCAAGTACTGCCAGTTTGCCTTTGACCTGAAATGTGACAGCGTGTGCGTGAACCCCTACCACTACGAGCGGGTGGTGTCTCCAGGAATCG ACTTATCTGGACTTACGCTGTCATGCTCTG GTCCGCCATCCCTGATGGTAAAGGACGAGTATGATTATGACGGTCAGCAGTCTCTGCCGAGCACTGAGGGTCACATGCAGACGATTCAACACCCTCCGTCCAGACCGTTGACCCAAGAGCCCTTCAACACCCCAGCGATGCTGCCGCCAGCAGAGGGCAGCACATCAGCCTCCACGTCTGCCTTCTCCAATGTCGCCGTGGGATCCACAA CTCAGTCCAGTAGTGTTCTCTCAGGAACTCATAGCACTGACGGTCTTCTGCAGATATCTTCAGGCCCAGCTCAGGGCTCACAGCAGAATGGTTTCCCCCCAGGCCAGACTGCCACATACCATCACA ATGCCACCTCCACCTGGACGAGGAACAGTAACTTCACCCCTAGTGTGCCTTATCATCAGAACGGTCATCTTCAGCATCATCCACCCATGGCCCATCCAGCACACTACT GGCCTGTTCACAATGAAATAGCATTTCAGCCACCGATATCCAACCACCCTG TTCCTGAGTACTGGTGCTCCATCGCTTATTTTGAGATGGACGTTCAGGTGGGCGAGACCTTTAAGGTTCCCTCCTCCTGTCCAGTCGTCACTGTGGACGGGTATGTGGACCCCTCTGGAGGAGATCGGTTCTGCCTCGGTCAGCTGAGTAATGTCCACAGAACGGAGGCCATTGAGAGGGCACG GCTCCACATTGGGAAAGGTGTCCAGCTGGAGTGTAAGGGTGAGGGAGACGTGTGGGTTCGTTGTCTCAGCGATCACGCCGTCTTTGTCCAGAGCTACTATTTGGACCGGGAGGCCGGACGTGCTCCCGGCGATGCTGTACACAAGATTTACCCCAGTGCGTACATCAAG GTGTTTGATTTGCGTCAGTGTCACAGACAGATGCAACAGCAGGCGGCTACAGCGCAGGCGGCGGCTGCAGCGCAGGCAGCAGCGGTCGCAGGAAACATCCCCGGCCCGGGATCTGTGGGAGGAATCGCACCTGCAATCA GTTTGTCTGCGGCCGCTGGGATCGGCGTGGATGACCTCCGCCGCCTCTGCATCCTGCGTATGAGTTTCGTCAAGGGCTGGGGTCCAGATTACCCACGGCAGAGCATTAAAGAGACGCCCTGCTGGATTGAGATTCACTTGCACCGTGCACTGCAGCTACTGGATGAAGTTCTGCACACCATGCCCATCGCCGACCCGACACCGTTAGACTGA